One window from the genome of Palaemon carinicauda isolate YSFRI2023 chromosome 24, ASM3689809v2, whole genome shotgun sequence encodes:
- the LOC137618479 gene encoding uncharacterized protein, whose protein sequence is MVAQSYFMFMVRECNFMFMVAQSYFMFMVRECNFMFMVTESNLIFIFIESNFMFMVTESNLIFMVIESNFMFMVTESNFMFMVTVCDFMFMVTECNFMFMVTESNFMFMVTECNFMFMVIESYFMFMVTESNFMVMVTKSNLVFMVTESNFMFMVTESNFMFMVTECNLMFMVIESNFMFMVTESNFMFMVIESNFMFMVIESNFMFMVTESNLMFMAIESNFMFMVTESNFMFMVIESNFRFMVTESNFMFMVTESNFRFMVTESNFMFMVIESNFRFMVTESNFMFMVTESNLMFMVIESNFMFMVTESNFMFMVTESNLMFMAIESNFMFMVTESNFMFMVIESNFMFMVTERNFMFMVIESNFMFMVTESNFMFMVTESQK, encoded by the coding sequence ATGGTTGCACAAAGTTATTTCATGTTCATGGTTAGAGAATGTAATTTCATGTTCATGGTTGCACAAAGTTATTTCATGTTCATGGTTAGAGAATGTAATTTCATGTTCATGGTTACAGAAAGTAatcttatattcatatttatagaaaGTAATTTCATGTTCATGGTTACAGAAAGTAATCTTATATTCATGGTTATAGAAAGTAATTTCATGTTCATGGTAACAGAAAGTAATTTCATGTTCATGGTTACAGTATGTGATTTCATGTTCATGGTTACAGAATGTAATTTCATGTTCATGGTTACAGAAAGTAATTTCATGTTCATGGTAACAGAATGTAATTTCATGTTCATGGTTATAGAAAGTTATTTCATGTTCATGGTAACAGAAAGTAATTTCATGGTCATGGTTACAAAAAGTAATCTTGTGTTCATGGTTACAGAAAGTAATTTCATGTTCATGGTAACAGAAAGTAATTTTATGTTCATGGTTACAGAATGTAATCTTATGTTCATGGTTATAGAAAGTAATTTCATGTTCATGGTAACAGAAAGTAATTTCATGTTCATGGTTATAGAAAGTAATTTCATGTTCATGGTTATAGAAAGTAATTTCATGTTCATGGTTACAGAAAGTAATCTTATGTTCATGGCTATAGAAAGTAATTTCATGTTCATGGTTACAGAAAGTAATTTCATGTTCATGGTTATAGAAAGTAATTTCAGGTTCATGGTTACAGAAAGTAATTTCATGTTCATGGTTACAGAAAGTAATTTCAGGTTCATGGTTACAGAAAGTAATTTCATGTTCATGGTTATAGAAAGTAATTTCAGGTTCATGGTAACAGAAAGTAATTTCATGTTCATGGTTACAGAAAGTAATCTAATGTTCATGGTTATAGAAAGTAATTTCATGTTCATGGTAACAGAAAGTAATTTCATGTTCATGGTTACAGAAAGTAATCTTATGTTCATGGCTATAGAAAGTAATTTCATGTTCATGGTAACAGAAAGTAATTTCATGTTCATGGTTATAGAAAGTAATTTCATGTTCATGGTAACAGAAAGGAATTTCATGTTCATGGTTATAGAAAGTAATTTCATGTTCATGGTTACAGAAAGTAATTTCATGTTCATGGTTACAGAAAGTCAGAAGTAA